The Verrucomicrobiota bacterium genome includes a region encoding these proteins:
- a CDS encoding aldolase, with amino-acid sequence MITSIKHRLAQGEIVRVLAFASLASPKLVEIAGLSGGFQGIWIDQEHSAIPHRELELLLIACRAAGLDAFVRVAPTDYATVMRPMETGASGLMVAQIRSVDQVRQIVQWAKYPPMGVRGLFLANYEAGYGTAIPAEHLPRANRDRWLCVQIETAEAVECAHEIAAVDGVDSLFIGPSDLSCTLGVPGQAMHPKCIAAMERVSAAVKKTGKTWGVLARSPEHAAKCRELGCLLFSLAGDVDLIHRGFQATKKLYPEFFAP; translated from the coding sequence ATGATCACCTCCATCAAACACCGGCTGGCTCAAGGGGAAATCGTCCGCGTGCTCGCGTTCGCTTCGCTCGCGAGTCCTAAACTCGTCGAAATCGCTGGATTGTCCGGAGGATTTCAAGGCATCTGGATCGACCAGGAACATTCCGCCATCCCGCACCGGGAACTCGAGCTTTTGCTCATCGCTTGCCGCGCGGCGGGGCTCGACGCCTTCGTGCGCGTGGCGCCGACGGATTACGCCACAGTCATGCGGCCGATGGAGACCGGCGCGAGTGGCCTCATGGTTGCGCAGATTCGGTCGGTCGATCAAGTGCGGCAGATCGTGCAGTGGGCGAAGTATCCTCCCATGGGCGTGCGCGGGTTGTTTCTTGCGAACTATGAAGCCGGCTACGGCACAGCGATCCCTGCCGAACATCTTCCGCGAGCCAACCGCGACCGTTGGCTCTGCGTCCAAATCGAAACCGCCGAAGCCGTCGAGTGCGCCCACGAAATCGCAGCGGTGGACGGCGTGGACAGCTTGTTCATCGGACCGAGCGATTTGTCATGCACGCTGGGCGTTCCGGGGCAAGCCATGCATCCGAAGTGCATTGCGGCGATGGAACGTGTTTCGGCGGCGGTGAAGAAGACCGGAAAAACCTGGGGCGTCCTCGCGCGCAGTCCGGAGCACGCGGCCAAGTGCCGCGAGCTCGGCTGCCTGCTCTTCAGTCTGGCTGGCGACGTCGATTTGATTCACCGCGGCTTCCAGGCCACGAAGAAGCTGTATCCGGAGTTTTTTGCGCCATGA